The following coding sequences lie in one Takifugu flavidus isolate HTHZ2018 chromosome 4, ASM371156v2, whole genome shotgun sequence genomic window:
- the mdm4 gene encoding protein Mdm4 isoform X3: MSSLSAEPPSSSSSCRTLPGEGSQVQPKAPLLQILRVAGAQEEVFTLKEVMHYLGQYIMGKQLYDKQRQHIVHCQDDPLGELLEVESFSVKNPSPVYEMLKKYLVVLGCADAAENLSVGRECVEGGVEDRGQMCRGVVKAGQTIIDGSLLQTPSQRRPREPDEDSLEGLPRSACKRPKLDVSLDEWDLSGLPWWFLGNLRSNYSCKSNGSTDIHTNQEEDTAIVSDTTDDLWFLTEGESEQVSVEMKEAALEEGRGGEGEACSEEDDRAGKEEKGDREMQEEPDEDSQCLSDDTDIEISTQDAWQCTECRKYNTPLQRYCVRCWALRKNWYKDVPRLAHSLSVPDIPACSSLTAQDDEDDSDAGIDVPDCTRTVSDPIILPSHSTADRPLPPALSGKGKAPWSSSFHKDEPLSEGDSQESLGMEVEEVRPEALLEPCKLCRVRPRNGNIIHGRTAHLLTCFPCARRLHKFHAPCPGCGKIIQNVIKIFIL; the protein is encoded by the exons ATGAGCTCTCTATCAGCCGAGCCTCCATCATCAAGCTCTTCATGCAGGACACTTCCAGGAGAAGGAAGCCAG GTTCAGCCAAAAGCCCCTCTCCTGCAGATTCTGCGTGTTGCAGGAGCCCAGGAAGAAGTATTCACATTGAAAGAG GTTATGCACTACTTGGGTCAGTACATCATGGGAAAGCAACTGTATGATAAACAGAGGCAACACATAGTTCACTGCCAGGATGATCCCTTAggagagctgctggaggtggagagcTTTTCTGTCAAAAACCCAAG CCCGGTGTATGAAATGCTGAAGAAGTACTTAGTTGTGCTCGGCTGTGCTG ACGCTGCAGAGAATCTTTCTGTGGGCCGTGAATGTGTAGAGGGCGGAGTGGAGGATCGTGGTCAG ATGTGTAGAGGTGTGGTCAAAGCAGGACAGACTATCATTGACGGGTCTCTCCTGCAGACCCCCTCTCAGAGACGACCGCGGGAGCCAGATGAAG ACTCTCTTGAAGGCCTGCCACGATCAGCCTGCAAACGACCTAAACTGGACGTTTCTCTGGATGAGTGGGACCTGTCAGGCCTGCCCTGGTGGTTTCTGGGTAATCTCCGGAGTAATTACAGCTGCAAGAGCAACGGTTCCACTGACATTCACACAAACCAA GAGGAGGACACGGCCATCGTGTCGGACACCACCGATGACCTGTGGTTCCTGACCGAGGGCGAGAGTGAACAGGTAAGCgtggagatgaaagaagctGCCCTGGAAGAAGGGCGTGGAGGCGAAGGAGAGGCTTGTTCTGAGGAGGACGACAGAGCAgggaaggaagagaaagggGATCGAGAG ATGCAGGAGGAGCCTGATGAGGACTCGCAGTGTCTGAGCGATGACACCGACATAGAGATCTCCACACAG GATGCATGGCAGTGTACGGAGTGCAGGAAGTACAACACACCTCTCCAGAGGTACTGCGTTCGCTGCTGGGCTCTTCGGAAGAACTGGTACAAAGACGTCCCTCGGCTCGCCCATTCCCTCTCTGTTCCCGACATCCCGGCGTGCAGTTCTCTCACCGCCCAGGATGACGAGGACGACAGCGATGCCGGCATCGACGTCCCAGACTGCACCAGGACCGTGTCTGACCCCATCATCTTGCCCTCTCACTCCACAGCCGATCGACCGTTGCCCCCCGCGCTGTCAGGAAAGGGCAAAGCTCCCTGGTCTTCCAGCTTCCACAAAGATGAGCCGCTCTCCGAAGGGGATAGTCAGGAAAGTCTGGGCATGGAAGTGGAAGAGGTCAGGCCCGAGGCCCTGCTGGAGCCCTGCAAGCTCTGCCGTGTGCGACCAAGGAATGGGAACATCATCCACGGACGTACGgctcacctgctcacctgcttTCCTTGCGCGAGGAGGCTGCACAAGTTCCACGCTCCTTGTCCAGGATGCGGGAAGATCATTCAGAATGTTATTAAGATATTCATCCTTTAA
- the mdm4 gene encoding protein Mdm4 isoform X4, with product MSSLSAEPPSSSSSCRTLPGEGSQVQPKAPLLQILRVAGAQEEVFTLKEVMHYLGQYIMGKQLYDKQRQHIVHCQDDPLGELLEVESFSVKNPSPVYEMLKKYLVVLGCADAAENLSVGRECVEGGVEDRGQMCRGVVKAGQTIIDGSLLQTPSQRRPREPDEDSLEGLPRSACKRPKLDVSLDEWDLSGLPWWFLGNLRSNYSCKSNGSTDIHTNQEEDTAIVSDTTDDLWFLTEGESEQVSVEMKEAALEEGRGGEGEACSEEDDRAGKEEKGDREEEPDEDSQCLSDDTDIEISTQDAWQCTECRKYNTPLQRYCVRCWALRKNWYKDVPRLAHSLSVPDIPACSSLTAQDDEDDSDAGIDVPDCTRTVSDPIILPSHSTADRPLPPALSGKGKAPWSSSFHKDEPLSEGDSQESLGMEVEEVRPEALLEPCKLCRVRPRNGNIIHGRTAHLLTCFPCARRLHKFHAPCPGCGKIIQNVIKIFIL from the exons ATGAGCTCTCTATCAGCCGAGCCTCCATCATCAAGCTCTTCATGCAGGACACTTCCAGGAGAAGGAAGCCAG GTTCAGCCAAAAGCCCCTCTCCTGCAGATTCTGCGTGTTGCAGGAGCCCAGGAAGAAGTATTCACATTGAAAGAG GTTATGCACTACTTGGGTCAGTACATCATGGGAAAGCAACTGTATGATAAACAGAGGCAACACATAGTTCACTGCCAGGATGATCCCTTAggagagctgctggaggtggagagcTTTTCTGTCAAAAACCCAAG CCCGGTGTATGAAATGCTGAAGAAGTACTTAGTTGTGCTCGGCTGTGCTG ACGCTGCAGAGAATCTTTCTGTGGGCCGTGAATGTGTAGAGGGCGGAGTGGAGGATCGTGGTCAG ATGTGTAGAGGTGTGGTCAAAGCAGGACAGACTATCATTGACGGGTCTCTCCTGCAGACCCCCTCTCAGAGACGACCGCGGGAGCCAGATGAAG ACTCTCTTGAAGGCCTGCCACGATCAGCCTGCAAACGACCTAAACTGGACGTTTCTCTGGATGAGTGGGACCTGTCAGGCCTGCCCTGGTGGTTTCTGGGTAATCTCCGGAGTAATTACAGCTGCAAGAGCAACGGTTCCACTGACATTCACACAAACCAA GAGGAGGACACGGCCATCGTGTCGGACACCACCGATGACCTGTGGTTCCTGACCGAGGGCGAGAGTGAACAGGTAAGCgtggagatgaaagaagctGCCCTGGAAGAAGGGCGTGGAGGCGAAGGAGAGGCTTGTTCTGAGGAGGACGACAGAGCAgggaaggaagagaaagggGATCGAGAG GAGGAGCCTGATGAGGACTCGCAGTGTCTGAGCGATGACACCGACATAGAGATCTCCACACAG GATGCATGGCAGTGTACGGAGTGCAGGAAGTACAACACACCTCTCCAGAGGTACTGCGTTCGCTGCTGGGCTCTTCGGAAGAACTGGTACAAAGACGTCCCTCGGCTCGCCCATTCCCTCTCTGTTCCCGACATCCCGGCGTGCAGTTCTCTCACCGCCCAGGATGACGAGGACGACAGCGATGCCGGCATCGACGTCCCAGACTGCACCAGGACCGTGTCTGACCCCATCATCTTGCCCTCTCACTCCACAGCCGATCGACCGTTGCCCCCCGCGCTGTCAGGAAAGGGCAAAGCTCCCTGGTCTTCCAGCTTCCACAAAGATGAGCCGCTCTCCGAAGGGGATAGTCAGGAAAGTCTGGGCATGGAAGTGGAAGAGGTCAGGCCCGAGGCCCTGCTGGAGCCCTGCAAGCTCTGCCGTGTGCGACCAAGGAATGGGAACATCATCCACGGACGTACGgctcacctgctcacctgcttTCCTTGCGCGAGGAGGCTGCACAAGTTCCACGCTCCTTGTCCAGGATGCGGGAAGATCATTCAGAATGTTATTAAGATATTCATCCTTTAA
- the mdm4 gene encoding protein Mdm4 isoform X2 — MSSLSAEPPSSSSSCRTLPGEGSQVQPKAPLLQILRVAGAQEEVFTLKEVMHYLGQYIMGKQLYDKQRQHIVHCQDDPLGELLEVESFSVKNPSPVYEMLKKYLVVLGCADAAENLSVGRECVEGGVEDRGQMCRGVVKAGQTIIDGSLLQTPSQRRPREPDEDSLEGLPRSACKRPKLDVSLDEWDLSGLPWWFLGNLRSNYSCKSNGSTDIHTNQLSPAQEEDTAIVSDTTDDLWFLTEGESEQVSVEMKEAALEEGRGGEGEACSEEDDRAGKEEKGDREEEPDEDSQCLSDDTDIEISTQDAWQCTECRKYNTPLQRYCVRCWALRKNWYKDVPRLAHSLSVPDIPACSSLTAQDDEDDSDAGIDVPDCTRTVSDPIILPSHSTADRPLPPALSGKGKAPWSSSFHKDEPLSEGDSQESLGMEVEEVRPEALLEPCKLCRVRPRNGNIIHGRTAHLLTCFPCARRLHKFHAPCPGCGKIIQNVIKIFIL, encoded by the exons ATGAGCTCTCTATCAGCCGAGCCTCCATCATCAAGCTCTTCATGCAGGACACTTCCAGGAGAAGGAAGCCAG GTTCAGCCAAAAGCCCCTCTCCTGCAGATTCTGCGTGTTGCAGGAGCCCAGGAAGAAGTATTCACATTGAAAGAG GTTATGCACTACTTGGGTCAGTACATCATGGGAAAGCAACTGTATGATAAACAGAGGCAACACATAGTTCACTGCCAGGATGATCCCTTAggagagctgctggaggtggagagcTTTTCTGTCAAAAACCCAAG CCCGGTGTATGAAATGCTGAAGAAGTACTTAGTTGTGCTCGGCTGTGCTG ACGCTGCAGAGAATCTTTCTGTGGGCCGTGAATGTGTAGAGGGCGGAGTGGAGGATCGTGGTCAG ATGTGTAGAGGTGTGGTCAAAGCAGGACAGACTATCATTGACGGGTCTCTCCTGCAGACCCCCTCTCAGAGACGACCGCGGGAGCCAGATGAAG ACTCTCTTGAAGGCCTGCCACGATCAGCCTGCAAACGACCTAAACTGGACGTTTCTCTGGATGAGTGGGACCTGTCAGGCCTGCCCTGGTGGTTTCTGGGTAATCTCCGGAGTAATTACAGCTGCAAGAGCAACGGTTCCACTGACATTCACACAAACCAA CTGTCTCCTGCCCAGGAGGAGGACACGGCCATCGTGTCGGACACCACCGATGACCTGTGGTTCCTGACCGAGGGCGAGAGTGAACAGGTAAGCgtggagatgaaagaagctGCCCTGGAAGAAGGGCGTGGAGGCGAAGGAGAGGCTTGTTCTGAGGAGGACGACAGAGCAgggaaggaagagaaagggGATCGAGAG GAGGAGCCTGATGAGGACTCGCAGTGTCTGAGCGATGACACCGACATAGAGATCTCCACACAG GATGCATGGCAGTGTACGGAGTGCAGGAAGTACAACACACCTCTCCAGAGGTACTGCGTTCGCTGCTGGGCTCTTCGGAAGAACTGGTACAAAGACGTCCCTCGGCTCGCCCATTCCCTCTCTGTTCCCGACATCCCGGCGTGCAGTTCTCTCACCGCCCAGGATGACGAGGACGACAGCGATGCCGGCATCGACGTCCCAGACTGCACCAGGACCGTGTCTGACCCCATCATCTTGCCCTCTCACTCCACAGCCGATCGACCGTTGCCCCCCGCGCTGTCAGGAAAGGGCAAAGCTCCCTGGTCTTCCAGCTTCCACAAAGATGAGCCGCTCTCCGAAGGGGATAGTCAGGAAAGTCTGGGCATGGAAGTGGAAGAGGTCAGGCCCGAGGCCCTGCTGGAGCCCTGCAAGCTCTGCCGTGTGCGACCAAGGAATGGGAACATCATCCACGGACGTACGgctcacctgctcacctgcttTCCTTGCGCGAGGAGGCTGCACAAGTTCCACGCTCCTTGTCCAGGATGCGGGAAGATCATTCAGAATGTTATTAAGATATTCATCCTTTAA
- the mdm4 gene encoding protein Mdm4 isoform X1: protein MSSLSAEPPSSSSSCRTLPGEGSQVQPKAPLLQILRVAGAQEEVFTLKEVMHYLGQYIMGKQLYDKQRQHIVHCQDDPLGELLEVESFSVKNPSPVYEMLKKYLVVLGCADAAENLSVGRECVEGGVEDRGQMCRGVVKAGQTIIDGSLLQTPSQRRPREPDEDSLEGLPRSACKRPKLDVSLDEWDLSGLPWWFLGNLRSNYSCKSNGSTDIHTNQLSPAQEEDTAIVSDTTDDLWFLTEGESEQVSVEMKEAALEEGRGGEGEACSEEDDRAGKEEKGDREMQEEPDEDSQCLSDDTDIEISTQDAWQCTECRKYNTPLQRYCVRCWALRKNWYKDVPRLAHSLSVPDIPACSSLTAQDDEDDSDAGIDVPDCTRTVSDPIILPSHSTADRPLPPALSGKGKAPWSSSFHKDEPLSEGDSQESLGMEVEEVRPEALLEPCKLCRVRPRNGNIIHGRTAHLLTCFPCARRLHKFHAPCPGCGKIIQNVIKIFIL from the exons ATGAGCTCTCTATCAGCCGAGCCTCCATCATCAAGCTCTTCATGCAGGACACTTCCAGGAGAAGGAAGCCAG GTTCAGCCAAAAGCCCCTCTCCTGCAGATTCTGCGTGTTGCAGGAGCCCAGGAAGAAGTATTCACATTGAAAGAG GTTATGCACTACTTGGGTCAGTACATCATGGGAAAGCAACTGTATGATAAACAGAGGCAACACATAGTTCACTGCCAGGATGATCCCTTAggagagctgctggaggtggagagcTTTTCTGTCAAAAACCCAAG CCCGGTGTATGAAATGCTGAAGAAGTACTTAGTTGTGCTCGGCTGTGCTG ACGCTGCAGAGAATCTTTCTGTGGGCCGTGAATGTGTAGAGGGCGGAGTGGAGGATCGTGGTCAG ATGTGTAGAGGTGTGGTCAAAGCAGGACAGACTATCATTGACGGGTCTCTCCTGCAGACCCCCTCTCAGAGACGACCGCGGGAGCCAGATGAAG ACTCTCTTGAAGGCCTGCCACGATCAGCCTGCAAACGACCTAAACTGGACGTTTCTCTGGATGAGTGGGACCTGTCAGGCCTGCCCTGGTGGTTTCTGGGTAATCTCCGGAGTAATTACAGCTGCAAGAGCAACGGTTCCACTGACATTCACACAAACCAA CTGTCTCCTGCCCAGGAGGAGGACACGGCCATCGTGTCGGACACCACCGATGACCTGTGGTTCCTGACCGAGGGCGAGAGTGAACAGGTAAGCgtggagatgaaagaagctGCCCTGGAAGAAGGGCGTGGAGGCGAAGGAGAGGCTTGTTCTGAGGAGGACGACAGAGCAgggaaggaagagaaagggGATCGAGAG ATGCAGGAGGAGCCTGATGAGGACTCGCAGTGTCTGAGCGATGACACCGACATAGAGATCTCCACACAG GATGCATGGCAGTGTACGGAGTGCAGGAAGTACAACACACCTCTCCAGAGGTACTGCGTTCGCTGCTGGGCTCTTCGGAAGAACTGGTACAAAGACGTCCCTCGGCTCGCCCATTCCCTCTCTGTTCCCGACATCCCGGCGTGCAGTTCTCTCACCGCCCAGGATGACGAGGACGACAGCGATGCCGGCATCGACGTCCCAGACTGCACCAGGACCGTGTCTGACCCCATCATCTTGCCCTCTCACTCCACAGCCGATCGACCGTTGCCCCCCGCGCTGTCAGGAAAGGGCAAAGCTCCCTGGTCTTCCAGCTTCCACAAAGATGAGCCGCTCTCCGAAGGGGATAGTCAGGAAAGTCTGGGCATGGAAGTGGAAGAGGTCAGGCCCGAGGCCCTGCTGGAGCCCTGCAAGCTCTGCCGTGTGCGACCAAGGAATGGGAACATCATCCACGGACGTACGgctcacctgctcacctgcttTCCTTGCGCGAGGAGGCTGCACAAGTTCCACGCTCCTTGTCCAGGATGCGGGAAGATCATTCAGAATGTTATTAAGATATTCATCCTTTAA